A section of the Acropora muricata isolate sample 2 chromosome 4, ASM3666990v1, whole genome shotgun sequence genome encodes:
- the LOC136915162 gene encoding guanine deaminase-like, translating to MKFVFCGTLVHSTPERVMEVLHDRIMGIDLNGKIAFLENRSKLHELAQKFGFETKDVINLKPRSQFLIPGFVDTHIHAPQYVFTGTGYDVPLLQWLEKYTFPVESKFKCTKYAEHAYKKVVARLLKNGTTTASYFASIHLEATNVLCDVVAELGQRGYIGKVSMDQNSPDYYVETTQKAIEDAERFVKHVLELKNALITPVVTPRFVLSCTAHLLKQLGDVAMKYDVPIQSHLNETKNEIQMVKKSFSDDTYTAVYDKHNLLNHKTYMAHCCHSSEEELCLMVKKSSGVAHCPTSNFNIRSGIADVRAMLDKKIKVGLGTDVSGGESTSILVAIRDCIKASNVLSLRKPEEYKPLNFEEAFFLATLGGSQVLGLDGKIGNFEVGKDFDALLIDVEAQNSAFDCFDRDNTMDVIQKFLMLGDDRNILKVFVAGRVVCGQD from the exons atgaaatttgtattttgtgGAACGCTTGTTCATTCGACTCCGGAGAGAGTGATGGAAGTGTTGCATGACAGGATAATGGGGATTGATTTGAATGGAAAG ATAGCATTCTTAGAGAATAGATCCAAACTTCATGAACTTGCCCAGAAATTTGGATTTGAAACAAAAGATGTGATAAATCTCAAACCAAGAAG tcAGTTTTTGATTCCTGGTTTTGTTGACACTCATATCCATGCTCCACAGTATGTGTTTACTGGCACAGGCTATGATGTACCTCTTCTTCAGTGGCTTGAAAAGTACACTTTTCCTGTGGAATCAAAATTTAAATGCACAAAGTATGCTGAACATGCATATAAAAAAGTTGTG GCTAGACTTCTTAAGAATGGGACCACGACAGCTTCCTATTTTGCCTCCATTCACCTTGAAGCTACAAATGTCCTCTGTGATGTTGTCG cTGAACTTGGTCAAAGAGGTTATATTGGTAAAGTTAGTATGGATCAAAACAGTCCTGATTATTATGTGGAAACAACACAGAAAGCCATTGAAGATGCTGAAAG ATTTGTGAAGCATGTTTTGGAACTCAAG aatGCCTTAATCACTCCTGTAGTGACTCCAAGATTTGTGCTTTCTTGTACAGCACACTTGTTGAAACAATTAGGAGATGTTGCTATGAAATATGACGTTCCCATCCAG AGTCACTTAAATGAGACAAAGAATGAAATACAAATGGTGAAGAAAAGCTTTTCAGATGATACTTATACTGCAGTCTATGATAAGCACAATTTACTGAACCACAAG acATATATGGCTCATTGCTGTCATTCATCTGAAGAAGAACTCTGTCTCATGGTGAAGAAAAGTTCAGGCGTTGCACACTGTCCGACTTCCAACTTCAA TATTAGAAGTGGTATTGCTGATGTTAGAGCAATGCTCGATAAGAAGATAAAAGTTGGTCTTGGAACAG ATGTATCTGGCGGTGAATCAACGTCCATACTAGTTGCCATTCGTGACTGCATCAAAGCCTCAAATGTGTTGAGTTTAAGAAAACCTGAAGAATACAAACCATTGAATTTTGAAGAAGCCTTTTTTCTAGCTACTCTTGGTGGAAGTCAAG TTTTGGGACTTGATGGCAAAATTGGGAATTTTGAG GTCGGGAAAGATTTTGATGCGCTATTGATCGATGTAGAGGCCCAGAATTCAGCATTTGATTGTTTTGACAGAGACAATACTATg GATGTCATACAGAAGTTTCTTATGCTTG GTGATGATCGAAACATCCTGAAAGTTTTTGTTGCTGGTAGAGTTGTATGCGGACAAGATTGA